In Fibrobacter succinogenes, a single window of DNA contains:
- a CDS encoding GIY-YIG nuclease family protein, giving the protein MKKGYAYILFSHRKGTLYVGVTSDLKRRVSEHKGKVKPGFTEKYDVDKLGYYEEYPSIRDAIEREKKLKHLYRSEKLKLIESSNPNWGDLFYNLF; this is encoded by the coding sequence ATGAAAAAGGGGTATGCATATATTTTATTCAGTCATCGCAAAGGAACATTGTATGTAGGTGTGACTTCTGATTTAAAAAGACGCGTGTCTGAACACAAAGGAAAAGTAAAGCCTGGTTTTACCGAAAAATATGATGTTGATAAATTAGGTTACTACGAAGAATATCCTTCGATAAGGGATGCTATAGAACGAGAAAAGAAATTAAAACATCTTTATCGTTCAGAAAAACTGAAATTGATTGAGTCTAGCAATCCTAATTGGGGGGATTTGTTTTATAATCTTTTTTAG
- the prmC gene encoding peptide chain release factor N(5)-glutamine methyltransferase, with translation MPQPQMTVLEILNRTKVFFEKKGIPDARLDAEYIISYGLKMKNRMDLYLNFEKPLTPAELDVLRTMVARRATREPLQHIIGDTSFRGFIIKCDRRALIPRPETESLVDMAADCLKGIENPFIVEIGTGTGAISIACAKEIKGARVLATDVSEDALTLARTNAEANGLAGNSDAESADSQTAASTLTFAQGDLLDAVTADVIANATGASAVLRQAQHTSSATLPKIDCLIANLPYIPDGEKDKLQPEVAKYDPALALFGGADGLDLVRKLLQQTEGKLKPSASILLEIGSEQGEMLKAEAEKYPWLEFTGIHKDFCNNVRFVSYKAK, from the coding sequence ATGCCACAGCCGCAGATGACAGTTCTTGAAATTTTGAACCGCACCAAAGTCTTCTTTGAAAAGAAGGGCATTCCTGATGCACGTCTCGATGCCGAGTACATCATCAGCTACGGTCTCAAGATGAAGAACCGCATGGACTTGTACCTGAACTTCGAGAAGCCGCTCACGCCAGCAGAGCTGGACGTGCTTCGCACGATGGTTGCCCGCAGGGCAACGCGTGAGCCGCTGCAGCATATCATCGGCGATACAAGCTTCCGCGGGTTCATTATCAAGTGCGACCGCCGTGCGCTTATCCCGCGCCCGGAAACAGAATCGCTTGTGGACATGGCGGCAGACTGCTTGAAAGGCATCGAGAATCCATTCATCGTTGAAATCGGTACGGGCACAGGCGCAATCTCGATTGCTTGCGCCAAGGAAATCAAGGGCGCGCGCGTTCTTGCAACAGACGTTTCCGAAGACGCTTTGACGCTCGCACGTACAAATGCTGAAGCGAACGGCCTCGCGGGCAATTCTGACGCAGAAAGCGCGGATTCGCAAACCGCCGCAAGCACATTGACCTTCGCACAGGGAGACTTGCTGGACGCCGTGACCGCAGACGTTATCGCAAACGCCACCGGCGCTTCGGCAGTGCTTCGGCAGGCTCAGCATACCAGCTCAGCGACCTTACCAAAAATCGATTGCCTTATCGCCAACCTCCCCTACATTCCGGACGGCGAAAAGGACAAACTCCAACCCGAAGTCGCAAAGTACGACCCAGCACTTGCCTTGTTCGGCGGAGCCGATGGCCTTGACCTTGTTCGCAAGCTTTTGCAACAGACCGAAGGCAAACTCAAGCCCAGCGCTTCAATCTTGCTTGAAATCGGATCGGAACAGGGCGAAATGCTCAAAGCCGAAGCCGAAAAATATCCGTGGTTGGAATTTACAGGCATTCACAAAGACTTTTGCAACAACGTACGCTTTGTAAGCTACAAGGCGAAGTAG
- the prfA gene encoding peptide chain release factor 1 — MKEKAKKLIEKYEELESELGNPDVLGDQARYNKIHKQYKGIEKAVLKAKEYLQMMDDLDEYKAALGDSDPEMVAMAKAEISEIEKKLPEVTDELQILMVPKDPWDFRNATLEIRGGTGGDESALFAGDLFRMYRGYCDKMGWKMTIQDLSEGTVGGYKEIRVFIEGDSVYGTLKFESGVHRVQRVPETETQGRVHTSAATVAILPEAEEVDVEIREADIHMDTYRSSGAGGQYINKTDSAVRLTHIPTGVVVSCQTERSQLQNRLHAMEMLRSKILDAVIAKKEKEEAANRKALVGTGDRSAKIRTYNYPQNRVTDHRIGLTVYNLDKVVTGELDEIINGLQMANAQEKLGKFNA, encoded by the coding sequence ATGAAAGAAAAGGCAAAAAAACTCATTGAAAAGTACGAAGAACTGGAATCGGAACTCGGAAATCCGGATGTTCTCGGAGATCAGGCTCGTTACAACAAGATCCACAAGCAATACAAGGGTATCGAAAAGGCTGTTTTGAAGGCCAAGGAATACCTGCAGATGATGGACGACCTTGACGAATACAAGGCCGCCCTCGGCGATTCCGACCCAGAAATGGTCGCAATGGCAAAGGCTGAAATTTCGGAAATCGAAAAGAAGCTCCCCGAAGTGACAGACGAATTGCAAATTTTGATGGTGCCGAAGGATCCGTGGGACTTCCGCAACGCAACGCTCGAAATTCGTGGCGGTACGGGCGGTGACGAATCCGCACTTTTCGCAGGCGACCTGTTCCGCATGTACCGCGGCTACTGCGACAAGATGGGCTGGAAGATGACCATCCAGGACTTGAGCGAAGGCACGGTGGGTGGCTACAAGGAAATCCGCGTATTCATCGAAGGCGACAGCGTCTATGGAACGCTCAAGTTCGAAAGTGGTGTTCACCGCGTGCAGCGCGTGCCGGAAACGGAAACGCAGGGCCGTGTGCATACATCTGCGGCAACGGTGGCAATCCTCCCGGAAGCTGAAGAAGTCGACGTGGAAATCCGCGAAGCCGACATCCACATGGATACCTACCGTTCTTCGGGTGCAGGCGGTCAGTACATCAACAAGACGGACTCCGCCGTGCGTTTGACGCATATCCCGACAGGTGTGGTGGTGAGCTGCCAGACCGAACGTAGCCAGTTGCAAAACCGCTTGCACGCTATGGAAATGTTGCGTTCCAAGATTCTTGACGCGGTCATCGCGAAGAAGGAAAAGGAAGAAGCAGCAAACCGTAAGGCTTTGGTGGGTACTGGCGACCGTTCTGCCAAGATCCGCACTTACAACTATCCGCAGAACCGCGTGACGGACCATCGCATTGGCCTCACCGTTTACAACTTGGACAAGGTTGTCACAGGCGAACTTGATGAAATCATCAACGGCCTCCAGATGGCGAACGCCCAGGAAAAGCTCGGAAAGTTCAACGCATAA
- the tsaA gene encoding tRNA (N6-threonylcarbamoyladenosine(37)-N6)-methyltransferase TrmO: MIPIGTFFGDAVYKYDAPRQGRLFAGHPGRIVLNPGQNFEMALRDLDGFERIWVIFLFHENAGWRPTTRPPVPPKGKDRVGTFASRSPYRPNPIGLSCVRLLKIDGLTLYVDEADLLNETPILDIKPYVPMADAFPNAKAGWVEEQVGDLWTIEESEDFAAQNHWIAERSAFDLLSFAQVQLSRGNFSKDVFDSSRRRLTLDENVKTGILAYRTFRIHFCYDESSRTVCLQKIASGYTAEDLKENSEDKYGDKQLHRDFVKIFAIP, encoded by the coding sequence ATGATTCCCATCGGTACATTTTTTGGTGATGCCGTTTACAAGTATGACGCTCCTCGACAGGGGCGCCTTTTTGCCGGACATCCGGGCCGAATTGTGCTGAATCCGGGGCAGAATTTTGAGATGGCGCTTCGCGATCTCGACGGCTTCGAACGCATTTGGGTGATTTTCCTGTTTCACGAAAACGCTGGTTGGCGACCGACAACGCGCCCGCCGGTGCCGCCGAAAGGCAAAGACCGCGTAGGCACTTTTGCAAGCCGCAGCCCTTACCGCCCGAATCCGATTGGGCTTTCCTGCGTTCGCTTGTTGAAAATTGATGGACTTACGTTGTACGTAGACGAAGCGGACCTCTTGAACGAAACGCCGATTCTCGATATCAAACCGTACGTCCCGATGGCCGATGCATTCCCGAATGCAAAAGCGGGCTGGGTCGAAGAACAAGTGGGCGACCTGTGGACAATCGAAGAATCCGAAGATTTTGCCGCACAAAATCACTGGATTGCCGAACGCAGCGCTTTTGACTTGCTCAGTTTTGCCCAAGTGCAACTTTCTCGCGGAAATTTTTCGAAGGATGTTTTCGACAGTTCGCGCCGTCGCTTGACGCTGGATGAAAATGTAAAAACAGGAATCCTTGCTTACCGCACGTTCCGCATCCATTTTTGCTATGACGAATCTTCGCGCACGGTCTGTTTGCAAAAAATCGCAAGCGGCTACACTGCCGAAGACCTCAAAGAAAATTCCGAAGATAAGTACGGCGACAAGCAACTTCACCGCGATTTCGTGAAAATTTTTGCGATTCCTTAA
- a CDS encoding HD domain-containing phosphohydrolase, giving the protein MENGSLITFISISIVVVAAALYVGVASIKSKKSEFKWIATSAGLGVLSVVFYICRIFVEERGLFMAFSSLCFICIPLSLYFYMRFVNVYALTSDVYWIRLLLRVSFIAVLFDVVVWLVNPFYAWVLECELETGFMNYQIVYKGVLYYYHHLICRLIFLFSMGLLFYRFLQAPRVFRKRYQGVIISVAFFIMLNYLLDKFIAVKLEYSIHFYCWLPVCTYLSCRYAVMDMLNYFKDNVFENIEQGIVLFDFKGSLIFHNLKAEKLLVGMKFRESLHQDDFLKMLDLNLVDSGDACSMPCYVAQSGKIMRCDFRKIKEKKGQTIGILFVFSDTVMKTDLLTGFRSWDSFVVFATKDSAEFSYPMTVVLCDLNNLSSLNSAKGRNVGDGLLRDFATALKNNFPEDSYFVRGEDAKLIVLCARMELSKIDKIMKQIKPLINCKFQYAVDEVLSQNSSIIDAITSARQTLNQKKLMDKGSAHSELLTSLERALQECDSDTEAHVRRTQRMGAALGKRIGLTDKQQSSLSLLCLLHDIGKIGVPLDILNKPGKLTDEEWNYIKTHVHKGYQIAKSSKGLNEISDMILHHHERWDGKGYPDGLKQEEIPLLSRIISVVDAFDAMVSNRSYRAAKSVDEAVAELERCSGTQFDPMLVKEFVPICRNMVGNVIPDEDKVRMPADVVAEKSRAMKSKFNGTEHNVHPVMYSHYVLNSRNEIIKIDDNFETMTGYSWDDIKDKTMEQQDLIPDEDVTEYLCFVSEALAKKPIAYCEHRLKRKDGKIINVICLGKVVYDSASHETRSEIIVSNSPESSAKPKLRNKAV; this is encoded by the coding sequence ATGGAAAATGGAAGTCTGATTACTTTTATTTCAATATCGATTGTTGTTGTTGCGGCTGCACTGTATGTTGGGGTAGCTTCGATTAAATCCAAAAAAAGTGAATTTAAATGGATTGCAACCAGTGCTGGCTTGGGTGTTTTGTCGGTTGTATTTTACATCTGCCGGATTTTTGTCGAAGAACGCGGTTTGTTTATGGCGTTTTCGTCACTTTGCTTTATTTGCATCCCGTTGTCGTTGTATTTCTATATGCGATTCGTGAATGTTTACGCCCTCACGTCAGATGTTTATTGGATCCGTTTGCTGCTTCGAGTCTCTTTTATTGCAGTGCTTTTTGATGTAGTTGTCTGGCTTGTGAATCCGTTTTATGCTTGGGTTTTGGAGTGCGAATTGGAAACGGGCTTCATGAATTATCAAATAGTTTACAAGGGCGTCCTTTATTATTACCACCATTTGATATGCCGGTTGATTTTCCTTTTTTCGATGGGACTTTTATTTTACCGATTCTTACAAGCCCCGAGGGTTTTTCGCAAGCGTTATCAAGGTGTAATCATCTCGGTGGCGTTTTTCATTATGTTGAATTACTTGCTTGACAAGTTTATTGCCGTCAAACTTGAATATTCGATTCATTTCTATTGTTGGCTTCCCGTTTGCACGTATTTGTCTTGCCGGTATGCGGTAATGGACATGTTGAATTACTTTAAGGACAATGTGTTTGAAAATATTGAACAGGGAATTGTTCTGTTTGATTTCAAGGGTTCGCTGATTTTCCACAATCTAAAAGCCGAAAAACTCCTTGTCGGTATGAAGTTCCGCGAATCGCTTCACCAAGACGATTTTTTAAAAATGCTCGACTTAAATCTTGTGGATTCTGGCGATGCCTGTTCGATGCCTTGTTACGTTGCGCAAAGTGGAAAAATAATGCGCTGTGATTTTCGCAAGATTAAAGAGAAAAAGGGACAAACAATAGGTATTTTGTTTGTATTCTCTGATACGGTGATGAAGACGGACTTGTTGACTGGCTTCCGTAGTTGGGATAGTTTCGTGGTTTTTGCGACAAAGGATTCAGCAGAATTCTCGTACCCAATGACTGTGGTCCTTTGTGACCTCAATAACCTTTCTAGCTTGAACAGTGCTAAGGGGCGCAATGTTGGTGATGGCTTGTTGCGCGATTTTGCTACGGCTCTAAAAAATAATTTCCCAGAAGATTCTTATTTTGTTCGTGGTGAAGATGCAAAGCTTATCGTTCTCTGCGCCCGCATGGAACTTAGCAAGATCGATAAAATCATGAAGCAAATAAAACCTTTGATTAACTGCAAGTTCCAATATGCCGTTGACGAGGTCTTGTCGCAGAATTCGAGTATTATTGATGCTATAACCTCTGCAAGACAAACGCTAAACCAGAAAAAGTTGATGGATAAGGGCTCTGCGCATTCCGAACTTTTGACTTCGCTCGAAAGGGCCTTGCAAGAATGCGATAGCGATACCGAAGCGCATGTCCGCCGTACCCAGCGCATGGGAGCGGCCCTCGGAAAACGCATTGGACTCACCGATAAACAACAGAGTAGCCTTTCGCTCCTTTGCTTGCTGCACGATATCGGTAAAATTGGTGTGCCGCTCGATATCTTGAACAAGCCGGGTAAGCTAACTGACGAAGAATGGAACTACATCAAGACTCACGTGCACAAGGGCTACCAGATTGCAAAGAGTTCCAAGGGCCTGAACGAAATTTCCGATATGATTTTGCACCATCATGAACGTTGGGATGGCAAGGGCTACCCGGATGGACTCAAGCAAGAAGAAATCCCGCTGCTTTCTAGAATTATTAGCGTTGTCGATGCGTTCGATGCGATGGTGAGCAATCGTTCTTACAGGGCCGCAAAGTCTGTAGACGAGGCCGTAGCCGAGTTGGAACGTTGTTCTGGAACGCAGTTTGACCCGATGCTAGTCAAGGAGTTTGTGCCGATTTGCCGCAACATGGTCGGGAATGTTATCCCTGACGAAGACAAGGTGAGGATGCCGGCAGACGTTGTGGCCGAAAAGAGCAGGGCCATGAAGTCTAAATTTAACGGGACTGAGCATAATGTCCATCCGGTGATGTATAGCCATTATGTATTGAACTCGCGCAATGAAATTATCAAGATCGATGATAATTTTGAAACGATGACAGGCTATTCTTGGGATGATATCAAGGACAAAACAATGGAACAGCAAGATTTGATTCCCGATGAAGACGTGACGGAATACCTTTGCTTTGTCTCGGAAGCTTTGGCGAAAAAGCCCATTGCGTATTGCGAACATCGCCTCAAACGCAAGGACGGTAAGATTATTAACGTGATTTGCTTGGGCAAGGTCGTTTACGATTCTGCAAGCCACGAAACTCGTTCCGAAATTATTGTTTCGAATAGTCCGGAATCTTCAGCTAAGCCTAAGCTTCGAAATAAAGCCGTTTGA
- a CDS encoding sugar nucleotide-binding protein codes for METDSEVKYPLKMRAIRLPILILGLNGVPGFALFRHFNKLYGACAVVPDSASTQGFAHEKVPGVIGIRPIKHPCVFGDNVFGIDAEETERLGELFERFRFGTVIDASGNCALKACECDPARSRLLNVSQGVDAATFAARYNATLIRISADMVFSGNEKTKPNRPYIETDPKDPIHNYGKHQAEAEDAISAIKPDAVILRVPLPMDYAPGGCAGAIDWITYRFRPGRPATLFTDEYRNPLSGPDLCRTVQYILEHEFPAGIYNCGGPRSVSLYNVGQIVNAVGGYPAELLHGVPRIEGGPMPPRVGDLTINSEKLYKLLPPGFIKPWPVFDWLVPDSFDWHKTFGRNITDKSKMGSDEAITNLLVNGIDTKL; via the coding sequence GTGGAAACTGACTCAGAAGTAAAATACCCGCTCAAGATGCGGGCGATTCGACTCCCGATTTTGATTCTCGGGTTGAACGGCGTTCCCGGTTTTGCGCTGTTCAGGCACTTCAATAAACTATACGGGGCGTGCGCGGTAGTTCCAGACTCCGCATCGACCCAGGGATTTGCGCACGAAAAAGTGCCGGGCGTTATCGGCATACGCCCGATCAAACATCCTTGCGTTTTTGGCGACAACGTTTTTGGAATTGACGCCGAAGAAACAGAACGCTTGGGCGAACTCTTTGAACGTTTTCGCTTTGGCACGGTCATAGACGCGAGCGGAAACTGCGCGCTCAAGGCTTGCGAATGCGACCCCGCCCGAAGCAGGCTTTTAAACGTAAGCCAAGGTGTCGATGCCGCCACATTCGCCGCCCGCTACAACGCAACACTCATCCGCATTTCCGCCGACATGGTCTTTAGCGGCAACGAAAAGACAAAGCCAAACCGCCCTTACATCGAAACCGACCCGAAAGATCCGATCCACAATTACGGCAAGCACCAGGCCGAAGCCGAAGATGCCATCAGCGCCATCAAGCCCGACGCCGTGATTTTGCGCGTGCCGCTCCCGATGGACTATGCGCCCGGCGGATGCGCCGGCGCAATCGACTGGATTACATACCGGTTCCGCCCCGGTCGCCCAGCGACCTTGTTCACGGACGAATATCGAAACCCGCTCTCGGGCCCGGACCTTTGCCGCACCGTACAATACATCTTGGAGCATGAATTTCCCGCAGGCATTTACAACTGCGGCGGCCCGCGTAGCGTTTCGCTGTACAACGTAGGGCAAATCGTAAACGCGGTCGGCGGCTACCCCGCCGAGCTCCTACATGGCGTGCCGCGCATCGAAGGCGGCCCAATGCCTCCACGTGTCGGCGACTTGACGATTAATTCCGAAAAGCTTTACAAATTATTGCCGCCCGGCTTTATCAAGCCATGGCCGGTATTCGATTGGCTTGTGCCCGATAGTTTCGACTGGCACAAAACCTTTGGTCGCAACATTACGGACAAGAGCAAAATGGGAAGCGACGAAGCCATCACCAATTTACTTGTCAACGGGATTGATACAAAACTATAG
- a CDS encoding NUDIX hydrolase, protein MKPWKLLDSEFLVDAPWLKVAKEKCELPNGKVIDDFYTLWQPNWVLILARTKEGKWVMTEQYRHGTGKIALEFPAGIIDKGETPEEAAVRELQEECGYGVRRENAATRLQTTNAKAESRGKASFDKTEAQHLGLERSDNPKTRDERCETVSSSSCRGTADASSKVLIKKMTGSFVASPLRMTSESDADASAGSLQPCSAQAATLAKNDNNGVMYVGNFPVNPDRHRGRFHVVFIDGVERLGKTHFDETEDIETFLYTDEEFQAKIADGTFDHPLQIAGYFKWKLTQK, encoded by the coding sequence ATGAAACCGTGGAAATTGTTGGATTCGGAATTTTTGGTAGACGCACCGTGGCTGAAAGTCGCCAAGGAAAAGTGCGAATTGCCAAACGGCAAAGTCATCGACGACTTTTATACGTTATGGCAACCGAATTGGGTGCTGATTCTCGCCCGCACAAAAGAAGGCAAATGGGTCATGACAGAACAGTACCGCCACGGAACAGGAAAGATTGCGCTCGAATTCCCAGCCGGAATTATCGATAAAGGCGAAACGCCAGAAGAAGCGGCCGTCAGAGAATTGCAAGAAGAATGCGGGTACGGAGTAAGACGAGAGAACGCCGCAACGCGGCTACAGACGACAAATGCAAAAGCCGAGAGTCGCGGCAAAGCAAGCTTTGACAAGACCGAGGCTCAGCATTTGGGATTAGAGCGAAGCGATAATCCAAAGACGAGAGACGAGAGATGTGAAACGGTTTCTTCATCGTCATGCAGAGGCACAGCCGATGCATCCAGTAAAGTCTTGATAAAGAAAATGACTGGATCCTTCGTGGCTTCGCCACTCAGGATGACGTCTGAAAGCGATGCCGACGCTTCGGCTGGCTCGCTTCAGCCTTGCTCAGCACAGGCAGCGACCTTAGCCAAGAATGACAATAACGGAGTGATGTATGTCGGGAATTTTCCGGTGAATCCGGATAGGCATCGCGGAAGGTTCCATGTGGTGTTTATCGATGGCGTAGAACGCCTGGGCAAAACGCATTTTGACGAAACTGAAGACATCGAGACGTTCTTGTACACGGACGAAGAATTTCAGGCAAAGATTGCAGACGGCACATTCGACCATCCGCTTCAAATTGCAGGCTACTTCAAGTGGAAACTGACTCAGAAGTAA
- a CDS encoding TIGR02147 family protein has protein sequence MKPITEYQDYRRYMLDYFEWRKRNSAFSWRKFSKQAGFASPSYLKLVCDGKGVLSRVGVPQVARAMDLCEYECEYFKYMVDFTNVTDNGQKKEAFRKMEMLREPFRRGLVLW, from the coding sequence ATGAAACCGATAACCGAATATCAAGATTACCGAAGGTACATGCTTGATTACTTCGAATGGCGAAAGAGGAATTCTGCGTTCTCATGGCGTAAATTCTCCAAGCAAGCCGGGTTCGCATCACCGTCATATTTAAAACTTGTATGTGACGGCAAAGGAGTTCTGAGTCGTGTGGGTGTTCCGCAAGTGGCACGAGCCATGGATCTTTGCGAATACGAATGTGAGTACTTCAAGTACATGGTTGATTTCACAAATGTAACGGACAACGGCCAGAAAAAAGAAGCCTTCCGCAAAATGGAAATGTTGCGTGAGCCGTTCCGTAGAGGTCTTGTTTTATGGTAG
- a CDS encoding TIGR02147 family protein — MKPITEYQDYRKYMLDYFDWRKKSSAFSWREFSKLAGFSSPSYLKLVCDGKSSLSRVGVPLVAAAIGLNEFEQEYFKLMVEFTNAKDDDKKKEVFLKMKGLANEQRARVLEADAFDYYESAVNSVVRELAPLMPGALPGEIAKKIKHTFTAQQVRDSLKLLVKLDLLKILGENVYEQTDKVITGSGEALKLALRSMNGQMIDLAREAIEKIVPGERNISGVTIGVEDSAVQRISEEVNRFRKQVIAIAGESKKINQVYRLNLQLFPLTEKV; from the coding sequence ATGAAACCAATAACCGAATATCAAGATTACCGAAAGTACATGCTTGATTATTTTGACTGGCGAAAGAAAAGTTCTGCGTTCTCATGGCGCGAATTTTCCAAGCTTGCCGGATTCTCATCGCCATCGTACTTGAAACTTGTATGCGATGGCAAAAGCTCGCTGAGCCGCGTTGGCGTCCCGCTTGTGGCTGCTGCGATAGGTCTGAATGAATTTGAACAGGAGTATTTCAAGCTCATGGTCGAATTCACGAATGCCAAAGACGATGACAAGAAAAAAGAAGTGTTCCTCAAAATGAAGGGCCTTGCAAATGAACAGCGTGCTCGAGTGTTGGAAGCTGATGCGTTTGACTACTACGAATCGGCAGTAAATTCCGTTGTTCGTGAACTTGCACCGTTGATGCCTGGCGCACTTCCGGGTGAAATTGCCAAGAAAATCAAGCACACCTTCACGGCACAGCAAGTCCGTGATTCGTTAAAACTCTTGGTAAAACTCGATTTGCTCAAGATACTTGGCGAAAACGTCTACGAGCAAACAGACAAAGTCATTACAGGTTCGGGCGAAGCGCTTAAGCTTGCACTCCGCTCCATGAACGGTCAGATGATTGACCTTGCCCGCGAAGCCATCGAAAAAATTGTTCCGGGTGAACGCAACATCTCGGGCGTAACAATCGGTGTCGAAGATTCGGCCGTGCAACGCATCTCCGAAGAGGTGAACCGTTTCCGCAAACAAGTTATTGCCATCGCCGGCGAATCCAAGAAAATCAACCAAGTTTATCGTTTAAATTTACAGCTTTTCCCACTAACGGAAAAAGTGTAA
- a CDS encoding polysaccharide deacetylase family protein: MNYTKISLALALGSTMGWAQTAEIGTWAGFRKAATSFTFDDNAPNHVTHAAPAFDEYGYKATFNLVVNWNPDWSGFQKMADNGHEIASHSNTHGQNMSGEEASSKKSIEGKIKQKYGTITVAYPNCNVPGMDALKANYIAGRICGNGQEVMGKDGPSDWFRVPAHMTGSTGSFNNTNAFTGAMQQAIQKGGWVMFLTHGFSNAGNNGNANYSPTDLNAIKGALKWANQNDKDIWVTTFRSATMYIKERKASKIEAVDGGAEGTMTFELKHSIADNISKYDYPLSIRVKSDWKKVEVTQDGAALESKIDGGYIYFDAVPNAGKIVVKNADAPAPESSSSAEPESSSSSAIEESSSSGTSAIHSVALDDRHTSAYVDASGYITVQNAQGLNITVFNSLGNVVRSTKGIGCEQKVFSGAKGMYVVKVGSKAWTLNIK, from the coding sequence ATGAACTATACAAAAATTTCACTCGCGCTGGCACTTGGCAGCACAATGGGTTGGGCCCAAACCGCCGAAATTGGCACATGGGCTGGTTTCCGCAAGGCCGCCACGTCATTCACGTTCGATGACAACGCTCCGAACCATGTGACTCACGCCGCGCCGGCTTTTGACGAATACGGCTACAAGGCAACATTCAACCTGGTGGTGAACTGGAACCCCGACTGGAGCGGTTTCCAGAAGATGGCCGACAATGGCCATGAAATTGCAAGCCACAGCAATACCCACGGTCAGAACATGAGTGGCGAAGAAGCTTCTTCCAAGAAGAGCATCGAAGGCAAAATCAAGCAGAAATACGGAACCATCACGGTTGCCTACCCGAACTGCAACGTTCCTGGCATGGACGCCTTGAAAGCAAACTACATCGCAGGCCGTATTTGCGGAAATGGTCAAGAAGTCATGGGCAAGGACGGTCCGAGCGACTGGTTCAGAGTGCCTGCTCACATGACCGGAAGTACCGGCAGTTTCAACAACACGAACGCATTCACCGGCGCCATGCAGCAAGCCATCCAGAAGGGCGGCTGGGTCATGTTCCTCACGCATGGATTTTCAAACGCAGGTAACAACGGCAACGCCAACTATTCTCCAACGGACCTCAATGCAATCAAGGGCGCACTCAAATGGGCTAACCAGAACGACAAGGATATCTGGGTAACCACGTTCCGCAGCGCAACCATGTACATCAAGGAACGCAAGGCCTCCAAGATCGAAGCTGTGGACGGCGGTGCAGAAGGAACGATGACGTTTGAGCTCAAGCACTCGATTGCAGACAACATTTCCAAGTACGACTATCCGCTTTCTATCCGCGTGAAGAGCGATTGGAAGAAGGTCGAAGTCACGCAGGACGGTGCTGCCCTCGAATCCAAGATTGATGGTGGCTACATCTACTTCGATGCAGTTCCGAACGCAGGCAAGATTGTCGTGAAGAACGCAGACGCTCCGGCTCCGGAATCTAGCTCCAGTGCAGAACCGGAAAGTTCCAGCTCTAGCGCCATTGAGGAATCGAGCTCCAGCGGCACAAGCGCAATCCACTCGGTTGCACTTGACGACCGCCATACCTCAGCATACGTGGATGCAAGCGGCTACATCACCGTTCAGAACGCCCAGGGCTTGAACATCACCGTGTTCAACAGCCTCGGTAACGTTGTCCGCTCCACCAAGGGCATCGGTTGCGAACAGAAGGTATTCTCTGGCGCCAAGGGCATGTATGTCGTGAAAGTCGGCAGCAAGGCTTGGACCTTGAATATCAAGTAA